A region from the Lentimonas sp. CC4 genome encodes:
- a CDS encoding sulfatase codes for MNLFKNNTLPFLSRCSRVGFSVFAAALFTGVASADDGRPEQPNILLMLADDLGWQDVKCYDIDEPSPYETPNIDGLAKDGVMFWQGYSAAPVCAPSRCAMLSGIHPARANKTSVRGGTPPSAYNLNGMRVMEPWQSARLVTNQATLAELLRANGYATGHSGKWHMNIKPSAEPLPKDVGFDWSEESMGVARDMVPNRVKGFSTHAPDDPWQLDAQNYPKNGIFDDAVTFMEAEKDQPFFLFCAARLVHSPIQTRSKVLLEKYCKKLGIPFPKDASPMTRPGQQNPYYCAMIEEFDYYVGNLLTYLETTEDPRWPGHMLRENTYIIFTSDNGGMEKLKGDIITDNYPLDGGKIRLEEGGTRVPLIIVGPNIPADVQTEVMANGLDFYPTILTMTGIEAPEGLALDGSDLYPLLTQAPQDPTLVKEPDGGVRDTMMWHFPNSVAQYSTIRVGDYKLVRNYDFINNRSVDSELELYQLYDTRDGEASRVDIEESKNLVASMPEKAEELNAKLTELLTSMNASHPYYNPLYQGELPHKETVPAITSAERNGDIVRATFKENGAKVVRAQLLYTTLGGDANEEWFVAPATIEDGSVVATLPEGTTHYLFNIIDENNYLVSYPAVKSQAAYKGRLKYSQDALSAAR; via the coding sequence ATGAATCTATTTAAAAATAACACTCTGCCGTTTCTCAGTCGTTGTTCCCGAGTCGGTTTCTCGGTATTTGCTGCAGCTCTGTTTACGGGTGTTGCTTCGGCTGACGATGGCCGCCCTGAGCAGCCGAATATATTGTTGATGCTCGCCGATGACCTCGGCTGGCAGGATGTGAAGTGTTACGACATCGACGAGCCGTCTCCGTATGAAACACCGAACATTGATGGCTTGGCCAAGGATGGCGTGATGTTTTGGCAGGGCTATTCGGCCGCGCCGGTGTGCGCACCCTCACGCTGCGCTATGCTGAGCGGCATCCATCCAGCACGCGCCAACAAAACCAGCGTGCGCGGCGGCACGCCTCCATCGGCATATAATCTGAATGGTATGCGCGTGATGGAACCTTGGCAGTCCGCTCGCTTGGTGACGAATCAGGCGACGCTTGCTGAGTTGCTACGGGCGAATGGCTACGCGACAGGACATAGTGGTAAGTGGCATATGAATATTAAGCCTTCGGCAGAGCCTTTGCCTAAAGATGTGGGCTTTGACTGGTCGGAAGAAAGCATGGGCGTGGCTCGCGATATGGTCCCCAATCGTGTGAAAGGCTTTTCGACCCACGCGCCGGATGATCCTTGGCAGCTGGATGCGCAGAACTATCCGAAAAACGGAATTTTTGACGATGCGGTGACTTTTATGGAAGCAGAGAAGGACCAGCCTTTCTTCCTCTTTTGTGCGGCACGTTTAGTGCACTCTCCGATTCAAACACGTAGCAAAGTGTTGTTAGAGAAATACTGCAAAAAGCTCGGTATCCCGTTTCCGAAAGACGCGAGTCCGATGACGCGTCCTGGGCAGCAGAATCCCTACTACTGCGCGATGATTGAAGAGTTCGATTACTATGTGGGCAACTTGTTGACTTACTTGGAGACGACAGAAGATCCACGTTGGCCGGGGCATATGCTGCGCGAAAACACCTACATTATTTTCACGTCAGACAATGGAGGTATGGAAAAGCTGAAGGGCGATATCATTACCGATAATTATCCGCTCGATGGTGGTAAGATCCGTCTGGAAGAGGGCGGCACACGCGTGCCGCTGATCATTGTCGGACCTAACATTCCTGCGGATGTGCAAACCGAAGTGATGGCCAATGGCTTGGACTTCTATCCGACGATTTTGACGATGACAGGCATCGAGGCGCCGGAAGGCCTAGCGCTCGACGGCAGTGATTTGTATCCATTACTGACGCAAGCGCCTCAAGATCCGACGCTCGTCAAGGAGCCAGACGGTGGCGTGCGCGATACCATGATGTGGCACTTCCCTAATAGCGTGGCGCAGTATAGCACGATCCGCGTCGGTGATTATAAGTTGGTGCGTAATTATGATTTTATCAACAACCGCAGCGTGGATAGCGAGTTGGAGCTGTATCAACTCTACGATACACGCGACGGCGAGGCTTCACGTGTTGACATTGAGGAATCCAAAAACTTGGTAGCTTCCATGCCCGAAAAGGCAGAAGAGTTGAATGCCAAGTTAACTGAACTGCTGACCAGTATGAATGCCAGTCACCCTTATTATAATCCTCTCTATCAGGGAGAATTGCCACATAAGGAGACGGTGCCCGCAATCACTTCGGCCGAGCGTAACGGCGACATCGTTCGCGCAACCTTCAAGGAAAACGGGGCGAAGGTCGTTCGCGCTCAACTGCTGTATACCACATTAGGTGGCGATGCAAATGAGGAGTGGTTTGTCGCACCTGCAACGATT